The genomic stretch GGGGTTCGGCAGCAGTTGGACTTGGCTGGTTCCTGGGCGAGAAGCTGCAGCATCTGCCACTACGGGCCATCCGCGTGAGTCTCGCCGCGTTGCTGCTCCTGCTCGCAATCTGGCTCGGCCTAACGGCGCGCGGATTGATCGGTTAGATCGATTACTATCTCAGCGAAGGTTGGAGAAACCGATTGATAGGTTATCCGTTGCACACGTGTAATCCAAAGACAAAAGGGAAATTCACATGGCCGAACTCGGCGACAACGCAAAAGTCGGACTCGTTACAGCGCTCAACGGCGCGCTGGCGGACACGATGGCGCTCTATTTCAAGACGAAGAACTTCCACTGGCACGTTGCAGGACCGCGCTTCCGCGACCTCCACGTCCTGTTCGACGAACAGGCAGCCCAGCTGATCGGCACCGTCGACGATCTTGGCGAGCGCGTGCGCAAGAACGACGAATACACGCTGACCTCGATCGGAATGGTGCAGTCCGAGACTCGCATCAAAGACCAGGACGACGTCACCTTGACCGCCGATGCGATGGTCGCGGAACTCCGCGACGATAACCGCCTGCTGCACAAGCGCCTCGGCGAAGTTAAGGAAGCCGCCGAAGAGGTCGGCGACAATGCGACAAGCGGTATCGTCGACGATTGGATCGACCAGTGCGAGGAGCGGATCTGGTTCCTCAATCAGACATCGAAATAAACGAAAAGCCATTCGCGCCACGGTTTCGGCCGCCTTCACCCTTGGGTGCGGGCGGCCTTCGTGTATCAGAGGGCATGGCTGACATTACATTGATCGAAAATGCGGACGATGCGGCGATTGCCGCTTGGTTCGCGCGCGAAATCGGCACGCGGATGAAGCAGAGCGAAGGGCCGGTTACCATCACCGTCCCCGGCGGCTCGACGCCCTTTCCCATCATGGAAAAACTGCTCGAAGAGGATCTGGAC from Qipengyuania profundimaris encodes the following:
- a CDS encoding Dps family protein, whose product is MAELGDNAKVGLVTALNGALADTMALYFKTKNFHWHVAGPRFRDLHVLFDEQAAQLIGTVDDLGERVRKNDEYTLTSIGMVQSETRIKDQDDVTLTADAMVAELRDDNRLLHKRLGEVKEAAEEVGDNATSGIVDDWIDQCEERIWFLNQTSK